aagttcaatttatatcctacgagtttaaacataaactaaaagttcaatttatatcctaaaagttcaattcatatccaaaaggtccaattcatatcctaaaagttcaattcatatcctaaaagttcaattcacaagaacaaatcctaaaaactaaaatttcaattcatatcctacgagtttaaacataaactaactaaactaaagaaattcaacccataccctaaaagttcgattcacaagaacaaatcgtaaaccctagattctaactaaactattcaagacaatacaaagttaataattcaattctaactaaactattcaagataatacaaactcaaaattgaaacactcatcaattaaaactaattcataactaattgactaattaacaaaactaattagttaataaaactaattaacaaaactaattaaaacaagacctaaaccctagtcctcaataaaatacaatgttcaaataattgaaacactaatcaattgaaactaattcataactaattaacaaaacctagaaataacaaataaatgggttgtaattcaaacctagaatttttaggaggtggagaggagaggggcggcagtggcagcggcgacggcgacTGCTGGGCGGTGGCAACGCGGTGTGGAAAATGagatttgtgtgagggaaatagagaagcaGAGGGGAAGGTATTGAGTGAGGAGTTAGGggaaatttggggaagaaaggtaAGAGAAATGGGGAAAACCCGTTATTTCAATTCtaatttcagaattaccgaccaaagttggtcggtaattttggtcagtacattaagtgttgaccgtttgaccaaaaaccgaccaactttggtcggtttttaaaaaaaaaactaaattcttttttttgtgtttttttttctgaaaatattataaactataaaaaaaaaattataaactataagtctttattttatttaactatacaattattataaataattataaactataagcataatctttataaataattatattaactatttacttttaataaattataatagcatctatctaggtaaattttctaagttataattaagtatatgagtaatttctctctcacacatacatacactatattgtaattgatgctaataacttctttttttcattcgtgcatcactaataatgcatgacatagattaatcgatatataggtcgagacgttttgatgaatcatcgattaatattcattgatgcatctaagtaagttataagtcgatgaatcaatttacaaatagatatatttgatgataaagtatatatactaattaggatcttcatatgtctatccctaaaagaacctgaccctgtggtcctagcgcttcgtgttcttatatatacgagtatacttatatatatatatatatatatatatatatatatatacacacacacacacacacacacacacacacatacacactcttcactgtaatactttaactatatatatagcttgttatagtgtatgttagtgtgtatatatatagcttgttaaagtttgaccatgtttgacctattaatttaactcgtttacttaatactaataacttctttcgtttatttaatttgtgatccatatatataggtcgagacgttttgtttttactattagtcaatataggtcaaacgttttgtttttaatattcatcgatgcatctaagtaagttataagtcgatgaatcaatttacaaatagatatatttgatgataaattatatatactaattaggatctttacaagtctatccctaaaagaacccgaccctgtgatcctagcgcttcgtgttcttatatatatacggctataccaatatatatatatatatatatatatatatatatatatatatatatatatatacacacacacacacacacacacttcattataatactttaaatatatatatagcttgttatagtatatgttagtgtgtgtgtgtgtgtgtgtatatatatataacacacgcttcgttgtactactttaactacatatatagcatgttatatatagtatatattagtgtattcattatttgtattacaaaagtgttaacggattatatttatattatttagatagtaaatataaaagtaattcaaaagtttgaccaacgttgacgtaataaccgaccaactttggtcggttattttccaaaaaataaaaattaccgactaaagttggtcggtaaatgcttcccctgcattaaccgaccaatgttggtcggtaattttaaatataaattcttaaattttataaaatattttaaataataaaataattattaaaatttaaaaaattgggtccagattaccgaccaacgttggtcggtaatccaaaattttctttgaCTAAGCAATTCTGACCAGCCGGATCAACTTGTTGACCAAtttatcgaccaacgttggtcggtatttatttttaaaaaaatgtaaaataattATTTTCCAGTTTCCCTACaagctggacggtttttggtcactttttttgaccgaccaacgttggtcggaaatatttggtcggtttttagcgaatttctagtagtgctaGGAGAGATGAAGATGTTCTTCATCCCTAGCTTGGACATCAGATAACTATGCTGAACCACAGTGACCCTTTGGTGAGAAGGTCGGCTAATTGTTCAGAAGAGGCAAAGTGAAGAAGATGAACCAACCCAAATTGCACTTTCACCTGAATAAAATGGCAATCGATGTCGATGTGTTTGGTACGTTTATGGAACACATAATTTGTAGCTATCTGAATAGAAGATTTGTTGTCACAATGCATAGAAACAGGCAGTTGAATCTCCACATCCAACTCCTTCGACAAACCTACAACCCAGACGACCTCTGCCACAGTCAAAGCTAGACTTCGATACTCAGCCTCAGCGGAGCTCCATGAGACAATGGCATGTTTCTTTGACTTCCAAGAGATGAGGGAATTACCAAACATCAGAAGGTAACCAGTAACTGAACGCCTAGTGTTGGGACACGAGGCCTAATCAGCATCACAGTAAGTAGTAAGCTTAGAAGAAGTCTTAGAATGCATGAGAATGCCAAGACCAAGGGTACCCTTAATGTACCTCACAAGCCTGAGAGCAGCAGCCATGTGTGAACATTTGGGAGAGTGCATGAACTGACTCAGACATTGCACAGTAAAAGCAATATCTGGTCGAGTGATTGTCAAATATAAGAGTCGACCAACCATCCTCTGATAGGCAATAGGATTAGCAAAAGCAGAATCAGCAGAGGAACCAACATACATATCAAACTCTGTGGTGGTGGTGAGCTTTTGGTTAAGTTCCATAGGAGCACCAACTGGCTTGGCACTAGCCAGCCCCATGTCAGAGACAAGCTCAAGTGCATACTTTCTTTGATGCATCAAAATCTCTTCTTTATTGCGTGCAAACTCTATGCCAAGGAAGTACTTCAATTCACCAAGATCCTTGATCTTAAAAGCCTTTTGCAAACAATCCTTAGTCTCCTGAATCAAGGAAACATCATCTCCCgtgatcaaaatatcatcaacataggtTAAGACCACCACCAGCTTGCCACGTGACCTCTTGGTGAACAAAGAATAGTCAAAAGGACTTTGCGTAAAACCAGAAGAGATCAAGGCTGAAGTAAGTTTAAGGTTCCATTGCCTAGAAGCCTGCTTGAGACCATATAAGGACTTAAGCAGTTTGCACACATGTTGAGAACCGGCACCACTCCTGAATCCTTGTGGAAGACACATGTACACTTCTTCAGTCAGATCTCCCTACAAAAAATCATTAtagacatccatttgatggatctCCCAATTCCTCATGGCAGCCAAAGAAATAACAGCTCTAACAGTGACCATTTTGACCACATGAGAGAAAGTCTCCTGATAATTAAGTCCTTCTTATTGACTATACCCCTTGGCAACCAACCTAGCTTTGAATCTCTCCACCTCACCAGTGGCCTTATATTTGATTTTGAaaacccatttgcaaccaatgGCTCGCTTGCCAGGTGGCAAAGGGACAACCAATCAAGTCTTATTATCTTCCAAAGCTTGGATTTCAGCTTGCATAGCCTCCACCCACCTTGGATCCTTGCCTGCATCAGAATAATTCCTAGGCTCAACCTCACCAGAAAACTTTATCAGAAAACATTGATACTTAGCAGACAAATGACTGTAAGATAAGAAATCTAAAAGAGGAAGGAACAAGAGTGTGCTCCAGGTTTCCTGTCAGTCCTGACATAATCTTTAAGCCCAATTGGAGGCTTAAGAGTTCTAGCAGGTCGATGTAGAACATTAACAATGGGAAAAGACTGATCAATATGCAGCAATTGAGCAATAAGATTATCAGCAGGAACAGACTCAACCTCCTGGGGATCCCCATGATCAACCATGTGTGCTGGTGATGATCCATCAGCAGCATGTTGGACATGAGCAGGTGAAAACATAGGAGCATTGGAGTGACTATCTACTGCAACAAGAAACTCATCTGCTTCATGATCAGATGGCAAACTATTCACACCAGGAATGATTGAGGTTGAATTCTCATTAGCCAGCAAAAAAGGAAAATCCCTTCATGAAACACCACATCTCTGCTAATGAAATAAACATTATTTTCTAAATCATAAAGCTTGTAGCCTTTCTGATATACTCCATAGCCTAGAAGGACAGACTTAATGGCCCTTGGGCCAAATTTATCTTGTCTTGGTAGGACAGTGGCAAAGCATAAACAACCAATCACCCGCATGTGTGCCAAGGAAGGAGATCTACCATACAACATCTCAAAAGGAGATTTGTATCCTAGAACTGTTGAAGGCATTCTATTCACAATGTATATAGCAGCTTCTACACAACACCCCCAAAACTTGACTGTAAGACCACCCTGGAACTTAATAGCTCTAGAAGTCTCTAATAGGTGCCTATGTTCCCTTTCCACAACCCCATTCTATTGGGGTATGTAAGGACAGGAACTCTGATGTAAGATTCCATACAGTTTGAACAAGTCACCACAACTACTATTAAAAAATTCAGACCCATTGTCAGATCTGAAAAATTTAATCTTTTTACTAAATTGATTAAGAATCACATAAATAAAAGTCTTGAGCAATTCAGAAACATCATATTTGACTCTGAATAAGAAGGTCCATGTCCATCTTGAATAGTCATCAACCAAAGTAAGAAAGTATCTCATTCCATTATAAGTAGTAGCTTTATAAGGTCCCCACACATTCATGTGTACCTGTCAGGACCcaaaatttttcaccgacgggaccgtgatggcgcctaacatttcacttgctaggcaagctaacgttaaaaatttattaaaccaattccttatttccattcagtaaataacaataattaactaagatgaaatataataagtgcggaatatcataaaactgtattaattattaccacccggatctggagtcacaattcacgagtctgaaagaaatacaactgtctgaatgaaagaaaatagtaggacgtaaaagatagacgga
This region of Nicotiana tomentosiformis chromosome 4, ASM39032v3, whole genome shotgun sequence genomic DNA includes:
- the LOC138909278 gene encoding uncharacterized protein, which translates into the protein MPSTVLGYKSPFEMLYGRSPSLAHMRVIGCLCFATVLPRQDKFGPRAIKDFPFLLANENSTSIIPGVNSLPSDHEADEFLVAVDSHSNAPMFSPAHVQHAADGSSPAHMVDHGDPQEVESVPADNLIAQLLHIDQSFPIVNVLHRPARTLKPPIGLKDYFSGEVEPRNYSDAGKDPRWVEAMQAEIQALEDNKT